The Populus nigra chromosome 4, ddPopNigr1.1, whole genome shotgun sequence genome contains the following window.
TAAAATCATCAAGTCTAATGTTGAGAAAGAAATCCATACTTTactaatttcaaaagaaaaataaagtaaagacGTATTAGTATTAGTTAAcgagttttataaatatatacttTATTAATTCTCTTTGTTTGAGatctatgtttattttttatgagataagAAATGCAATTTGTATATTAatgtgattaaattaatttagcatAAAATGAGTAATACTTTTAATAGAAACAACAatctagttttctttttatgaatattaatttttattttgaaaatattttatattttgcatcTTTTAACGAGCTATGGTTTAAGTTTTTAACTCtttccatttaatttaattttcacatATATTTTGTTACTTCTTTAagaaatttgtattttatatttttaaatataaatgatttaGTGGCTTCATTTGCATagaagatttaattttattatgataaagcgatcaaaattcaaaacttaaggaattgaaaatattttgttcCATATTCCTAACGGAAGAAGGTACGGTACATTGATTCGCATCTGAACATTGAATATAACAAACGGTTTTTGTCTTCATATCAGTTTCAAGTGCTCAGATTCTCGGGGTACAAGTGAAGAGGAACACGCAAGTTTTGGTGCTGAAAACTAAATTAACTCATCGCCAAAACGAATTTGCAACATCAAGATGGAAGTGCAAGACATCTGAGTGTAGATATTGCAATCcagcaacaacaataaaaaaaagtaaccaaaataGTTCCAAAATAGTTGCAGAAGCCTAGGTGACTACACCTCAACCAAGAAATAATCACAACGACGACGGCCAAATCTTAATTCCAAACTGGTTAGAATAGACTATCTATGCTACACGGATCGCATACCAAATCCATCTCAATATTAAGGGATTTTAATCTCGACGTTGGCTTttatcaaaaaactaaaaaaaaaaacctcagaGTCAGAGCGAGTCCTACATTGAGAGCCAAAATATCTTCACTGTCCAGCAATGGGGGCTAAACCATCCAAACAATTATAGCAACAGCTTCCTACAGATAACTTATCGCTTCTCTAAACCGAAGTCTGCAGCGTCCGACACTGGGAGGGAGCCAAAATCACAAGAGGATTAACGGGCTGACAACCACCACCTCCACGGTGCAAGCATATCGTACACACTAAGTTTTCTCAGGAAAATCCCATCCTCGCTCTTTTCCGTTGTGTCACTCACCACGATATTCATTTTACAGCAAGTTATATCTGGGCAAGATTCAAGATTTACTCTAAAGTAAACTAAGACATTTGTTCCGCCGTTATGGAGGCGAAAACTGAAATAATTAtgagataaaaagaaatcatgTCAAAGATATTACTTAAGTTTAGCAGTTGATACCATTTCAGTTGCAGAAAAGCTATACACAACATACAAACTTTACAAGAAAGACAACAAGGTCATAAATCATAGGGCATAATGCCAGGACTGTTTGAAGTCCTAGGAAACATGAGAGGTGGTAGCTTCATCTTGTCAATTTGTAACAACGGAAGACACTGAAAGAACTTGGCTATGGCAACTCATGACACCCAAATGTGTTTTCCCCACTGTATGTAACATAGAGAAATCCATCTTCATCCTTGTTTTCATCATAGATTGTGGACATTATTGCTCCTGCATACGTTTGGATTAAATAATTATCACTCCAGGTTTCTGAAAATGTTTTGCCTggataatctaaaaatatccaTGATTTTAATGGGAACACACCAGTTACATAAACAAACACATAGACTACCTGATATACTTGCACTGCATATGAACTAATTTGTGCTAAACAAAGTTCAAATTGCTATAAAAATTAATGTCCATGCATGATGGGAATTTTCGATGTTTGCTGAGCAGTGgaacaatttaaataaaaatgaatttgatcATTAGAAGTCTAAGCGATAATTTAGTTTCagctgaaaataaaaatctgtgCAAACCATTTAATTTGTGATTAACTAgtttatttggttgattttgaaggAGAAGTTACCCAAATAGAAGAGTTTCATTATCATAAACTCACTTCAGTAGTAGTGTCTTGCAATTGCTCCCAACCAGCAgccattgttatatatatatatatatatatatatatatatatatatatagagagagagagagagagagagatacaaAGATTGATAGATTGATACCAGCAAACCCAACCAGTTGAAACtccaaagttatttttcagaAGCTTACAATCGTATGCACATTGTATGAGGtgaggggggagagagagagagattgttacCAGTTGGTGGGAGAACATTGtccacaaatataaaaattgccTTTTCTGCACTCAGTTTAATTCTCTTCCGGATCACATAAACAAATTGACCCACAGTCAGGTCAGCAGGAACTAGATATCTGTAAAATTTAATCCACGTCAATACTATCTTTTGCTCTTCaaaatgtataaataaaaagaacaggACAAAATAGTTGCATTACTATGACTAAAAATGCTGAAGGAAGAGCCCTGCCATATTGTGGAAACATGCAGGAAACCAAGAGAGAAAGCATTTGCAATATACAAGTGattcttactttttcttgtcaataTTGGGAATATCACTTCTCTCAGCCTTCTCCACAATTACCTAAAAGTTGAAAGAGTTAGTAACTAGACAGGCTAACCAGGAAGAGAAAGGTACCAAATGACACTGCATCTTGATATTAGGTTATCAATGGTAGAATTTATAGATTAAGCTCCTATTTAGCATTGCGGTGGCAATTGcctttcaaagtgtttttcagttagaaatacatcaaaatagtattttttaaaaaaaaaaaacatttttgacatcattacaacgatccaaaaacacacaaaaaataattttaagcaaaaacaaaatcaaattttgggcAAACAACTTGGCTGTAATGTCAATCGCTCTCTATAGTGACATGATTTGAGCAAACAATGTCATTCGGCATGCAAATTGAGCACCATGTATCCGGTCCTGCACATCTGTAATTAACATTCAATAGATGAATAAGGTGCTGAGCTACACTCAACCACAAATTTCAGCCCAATGCAACAATCAGGCTCAAATTATCAAAGAACCCCGAAATCCCATATCAAAACATACAAGATTAAGGCAAGTCCTGCCACCTAAATTTTTCCAAGATTTAAGAAGCTTCTTTCAACAAGAGAAATAAACGCAAGACTTCGTGTTCTGCTCTCTAAATTGAACAAAGAAATATTTAGGAAGTTCTTCCTCATTATATAACCCAACAATCATTTCGTGCCAGAACTTAAAACTCCAAGCAAATCCCCCAATTTCATTGAAGGACCTTGTTTTCGAGAAGAATAAGAAAACACCCTCGCCCAAAAGTCGCAAAATGAAAGATTGAAGCTTCAATCAATTGTTAAAAGCAAAAACAGCCTCATAAACCATCATGTAAAAGGAGCAACAGCAGCTCAAGCCCAATCGACAGTAGTTGATgagagaaaaagtaaaaaaaaaaacttaccggAATTCTGTCTGGGTATTTCTCCCTGATTCTCGCAGCTTCAGCTCTCCTCTTCTCtgtagaaggaaaaaagaagagaattagggtttgttttctCAGTAATACGAAATCAGGCAATattataaaccaataaaaaagaaatcataccaaaatcatgctcttgcttGAAGCTGCTCttagtcatattattttttgttaaatattctgcaaaaaacacaaaattatccGCCGATTATTAGGAAACTAAAAGCGACCAGttgaatcaaaacataaaaataaaaaacactcaaaatCCAAGCACTGGTTAAATTTTATCGGCAAACAAAAGCCTTACACAGATGCAACTTCTTCAGGAACAATCGATAAAGAAGATGATGGCTTGTTTAAGGATTGGAgtgatgaatttatttatacaaaaatcCGATTCCTCTCCGGTTAGGTATAGGACAGTTGGCAATTAAAGTTCGCCAGGTCAAAAAAAGAGGAGACGTTTGGAGTACGTGGTTTTGTGTGTTTGGTTAATGGAGGAACTTGAAAGCCGATCACCGTAGATGAggatttaaggataaaaaaaataataataatgggaCCCGCTGTTTCTTTTGCAGAGCTACTAAGAGCTTACGTGTCCTTATGATCCCACCCGTTAAGTGAGGCCCAAATCCAGTGACGAACTTATCTTAACACGTGACATGCCGTCCTCCTTTGCTTTTGCTCCAAAGCTGtggctttaatttttaaaagtaatgcataaaagaattgttgtattgattttttaaatattattaaatatttaaaaactataatcacAGCTAAAAACtgtaatcaaaatcaaattggtGATTCTCAAATAGATATTTCCTTGACAGAAAGTATTTCTTCACCGTCGAATGTCAATGTTTGACTGAAGGTAAAAATCTAGATATACacctgaattaaaaaaaaaaaaaaagcactatTTGGTACCGGAGCTTGAAAATCCATTCCAAATTTGGAACGGAAATATACATATGAATAATGTTCTTGAGGCAACACACGATTTCAAGTTTGAATTGTGTGTCCTTTTGACTTCTTCCTATGTTTAGAATTGAACTAGGTTTGGACGCGCGAAGAACAGGTTATTCTTTTATTGAGTGAAAAACAATGTTTAAATGTTGcaaatgcaatataaaaaagcaagaaaaattcatgattAGCTCAaccgaattaaaaaaatttgttttattgaaattaaattgtaaaaaaaataatggcaatagatgaacaatttattttaaaaaaaaatgatcaccataatatgaagaaaaaaatattaaaataactcgataaaaaaactaaaaaaaattacaaggtttattttttttacataaaaaaaagctaatgtTAACCAACGTTAACTTTTAAACTCATGATCTCAATCATTAGACTCAAAGCATAttatctgaaaaaataataaaacttaattctcaatcaatcaaatgttagaggataaaattaaaagaagaatttCAAGTatacaaaaggattcaaaaatatataaaaaaaaaaaccaattaaaataatgtggatcaaaattgaaatacaaaataaacattatttttattgaatgatgaaatcgaaaagaaaaattaatttaataaaaagacctaaaaaatcaaaagaattattaaaattaacataagaaataatttaaaaaataataattgaaaagtgaaattgaaaagacaaaccaatttaacaaaaagaccTCAAAAAACAAtcgaaaaaataatgaacaaatttgaaacaataacatttcataaattataattaaaagatgaaattgaaaataaatcaaaagtttacaAGAGAACtattaacaaaaattagaaataaaaaacagaataatTAAAGTGCAAATCCCCATAAATTAAAGGACAACTCTAGATTTTTGCATAATTAGGGTGAAAATTGAGGGAAAGAGTAAGAAAATATGGGGAAAAATTAAGCATTGTTAGTAATAAACCGTTCCACCACCAACCATACGTGCCCCTCCAGCATAAAAAGAACATTGTGATGCTTTTAATGACACAATAAAAGAAGGATTTTGACTACTAGGTGGTGCCAAACATGCCTTCAAAGGACGAGGATATCTCCTACATACTAACGCATGAGTTACAAGTGCCAGccacttttttatatatatttagtcaAATATCATATTTACCCTCAActgatttgataataaaaaaaaatcactgtgaaaatacaaaaatactctTGGATGTTAGCTTTAAGATTTTTACTTTCTGAGCATTTTGGTCATTGcagtatgtttttttaataaatatttagttaaatatcaAATTCTTCATCAACtgatctaataataataaaaaaaatcattgtaaaaataaaaaaaacccttagacattaatttaaaattttttattttctaaggcATTTTATTCGTTGcattatgtttttgaaataaaaaaatacttatttatgcctgattaatttgatattgaCTAATACATCTTGTTAAAAGACCTCAATACCCCTAATatccaatttaatatttttaggtttcAAGGGAAAGGGCATCGTTACACTATTCTATTGAACATTGCATATGAATTTATATGTCTACAATGTTTTCTCAAAACCTAATTAGCATTTgttaatattcttaaaaatctGAATTATCAAGTTACCTGTATtccaacttttttattataaatgtaAAAACATTAAGAATGATGCATCAAATAATTAAAGCTGCCTAAATTATTTGACCATGGTATATTCATCTCAAGAGAAAAAGgtatttaaattgaataaagtgGGGGAACGACAATTCTTTACTTGGGTTTGAGATAATGCTCCTCTTCGTCGTAGTTATTATATCCATAGCttgaaattaactcaataaatcCGTAGTTTCAGATCTAGTACAGGTCAtgttttaatttgaaacaattTTGATAATTATCTGTCTAAATTtagataatttaaattaaagaaaattaaagacaaaaaatgataatattttaataaaaaaacaaatacaagttAACTCAACAATCAAATAACAGATTAATCTGGACAAGATTCTAGAAATTATAAGTAACTATTGCAACCCACAATAAATTATGTATTTGTTGTattttcatttggtttttttaaaatatttcttttatctttcattACCTTGTATATTCATGTTCCCGAACACaatttcatagttttgaaaGGGTCAAACtacaatttttaattatattgataatATTGTAGTTAACAATCATAAAGCAATTGAAGTTGGAAGCTATCAAGTTGAAAGTTCTGTGCAATCATCCAATTTagtgattttaattaattatattgataatgtagaagaagaagaaggttgtATGATTAAGATCTGTGCAATCATCCAATTTagtgattttaattaattatattgataatgtagaagaagaagaaggttgtATGATTAAGATCTGTGCAATCATCCAATTTAGTGTATTTAATGGGTCAATGAGATAATGCCATTTTCAACGGAAGAGTTGGGAATTAGCCATGTCAATTTCACgatcgaaaaaagaaaaatcactcGTTGAACGTTTtcgaaattaaaattatttatatataaaaaacctaaTAAGCATTAGAGTTTCATTGTAGCACTAAATTTACTGCGTTTTGGGTTGAAACActataattatcaatttttcctttctaaaCAAAATCACTTGAttgtaatatgatatttttcataaggcctattaatgaatattatattgatttgaaataattaagtctttttatatttttaaaacattataaaatgatttaactatccttaaaagcaaaaattatttaattggagtttaggagtttttttgtatttttatttttaaaaaacacaataaaataactaaattacttTTAGAAGCAAAAATTCTTGAACCGACATCTAGAGGTTTTTTCgcattttcataatattttttttgttataatttagtTGACTAATGAAcaatttagtatttaaaaatatataatataattttaaaaaatagtggaTGCTTGAAAAGCATGTGTTAATTGGTGGGAGATATCCATGCTCATTAAGCAGTTTAAGCAACGTCTCCTGGTAGCTAGTGGCCTCTTTTCATGATGGTGTTGTAATCATCTTGACAACTCTTTTATCTCTAGATAATGCATGTGGCTTATCGATCTCTGGTCTggtattaaaaaattttctcttattattttttttatttttttttcttccttgattTTCACTCATGATctctaaattttcaaagcatcccttcaatttattttttccttgaaatttggtcaattttttttattactatttgttttatttgaaataatttataaaattagaattctttttcaattttaccccatttgattttttcacttatcagatttgatttttattcttttaattactatttcttttttatttgagaagatttttaaaagtaaacttctttttacaatttcatcatctaatcattttctattagattttatttctatttttttattattgttttttcacttggataaattttttaaattgattttttttatttcatcatttaatattaaattaattgagaattgagctttttCATTAAGTATGAGTCTAAGATTTTATAAGATGTGGGTTTAGGagattaacccaagtttaagaGATCCGTCCGAGTTTAATTGGTTCCCCCCTTtttaagctcatgttttttttttaatttcatcatttaatatttatttacttggagattgaattttattttttgatttgctttctatagaatttttcattaatttaaaaaatgactcaggttatcatagtttttttgttcttttttaaatttatattttttaaaagaaatttatgttttaattaaattaaattaattgattaaatataagtatgagatgctcacttcatgatattttgtttggtttgttttttaggttGTTTGTCTAACAACGCATGCGACTTCTTTCAATGTTATCATGTAACCTTtcataataacattaaaacCATGTCAATGAGTTCTTTATGATGGTGGGGTGATGTCCACGACAAAGCAAAAATGAGTCCTcaacaagctttttttttcttttttcatgtatgagattgacaatttattttttgtagttaATTACTActaaatttttgtttgttttattaagtgttaatgtattttttaattatattattaaattaaatgaacttATTAAACCTAGTCAAATCAATCAATATATCATATCCCAAATTTTTATTGcttgttttaaaacaacaatattacctaaaagtctttttttcatattaaaaaaaattaacctaactTACACAGAACGCAGATCACCGCCCTGTTGTCTAGCTAAAAGGACAACACTATACACGCTGGAAGGAAATTATTATTTCGAACAAGACAGCTCATGAATTGTGAATCTGTGCTCAACCTTGCAGGGTGCTCATGAATTGTGAGTTTATCCTCAACCTCGCAGGCTGCCCATGCATTAAGAGCCTAGGCCCCAAGTCATAAATAAAAGGGCTAGTTACCTTAGGCCCATTAACATGGCACGTGCCAAACCCATTTGAGCGCCAGATTGGGTTCAGAAAGACGATCAACAAGCAAGCTGCCCTCTTTTTTGTCATTGAACCTTTTTTTGCTCTCAAtccaaatattcaaaaaatgtACACCGAGGATAGTTTTCCTCTCCCAGGAATTATGGAGACTCATGCACACATCGTTGAAGATACAAAACTATCACAACAGGTGTTGCTCCTTTATTATACAatgaaacaataattaaaatcacaccattatttaaataaattaccaATAATATAagatggaaaataaatt
Protein-coding sequences here:
- the LOC133690549 gene encoding autophagy-related protein 8f-like is translated as MTKSSFKQEHDFEKRRAEAARIREKYPDRIPVIVEKAERSDIPNIDKKKYLVPADLTVGQFVYVIRKRIKLSAEKAIFIFVDNVLPPTGAIMSTIYDENKDEDGFLYVTYSGENTFGCHELP